A single Acropora palmata chromosome 5, jaAcrPala1.3, whole genome shotgun sequence DNA region contains:
- the LOC141882298 gene encoding uncharacterized protein LOC141882298, with amino-acid sequence MNIYGCFPGTTVIIDQEVETSQSGIHCICKGPEDERLLKEKIADEAHVVGSLERLWANSTLMTEKQLKTLPKHHGKVWMFWQCFIGEVLYHSKSYKRVTARNDYTVQFQHLTDTYFGSIHTYAKVEEKCLKAVCSEQKCCCDVSCHYVAIIEILETQEEQLPLYRERTVVNHIIRVKESNRLVAVPVVNIIKKFLRVDVSSGCFICWMPNPYEKD; translated from the exons ATGAACATTTATGGATGCTTTCCAGGGACAACAGTTATCATTGACCAGGAAGTGGAGACCAGTCAGTCAGGCATACACTGCATATGCAAAGGACCAGAAGATGAGAG gttattaaaagaaaaaattgcagATGAGGCACATGTTGTTGGCTCCTTGGAACGTTTATGGGCAAATTCAACACTTATGACTGAAAAGCAACTTAAAACACTTCCCAAGCACCATGGGAAAGTTTGGATGTTCTGGCAATGCTTTATAGGTGAAGTATTGTACCACAGCAAGAGCTATAAGCGGGTTACTGCAAGGAATGACTATACCGTTCAATTTCAACATTTAACTGACACCTACTTTGGTTCCATTCACACCTATGCTAAAGTTGAGGAAAAGTGCCTGAAAGCAGTGTGCAGTGAACAAAAATGTTGCTGTGATGTGTCTTGTCATTATGTGGCAATAATAGAGATTCTAGAGACACAAGAGGAGCAGTTACCCCTATACAGAGAGCGGACAGTAGTTAACCACATCATAAGAGTGAAAGAATCAAACAG ACTTGTGGCTGTCCCTGTGGTGAACATTATTAAAAAGTTTCTCAGAGTGGATGTTTCATCAGGATGTTTTATATGTTGGATGCCAAATCCTTATGAAAAAGACTGA